Proteins encoded by one window of Nocardia goodfellowii:
- the murA gene encoding UDP-N-acetylglucosamine 1-carboxyvinyltransferase → MSERFLVTGGNRLVGEVTVGGAKNSVLKLMAAALLAEGTSTITNCPDILDVPLMAEVLRGLGCEVTITDDAPGDRSVVTITTPAEPKYHADFPAVTQFRASVCVLGPLMARCKRAVVALPGGDAIGSRPLDMHQTGLRLLGATSEIEHGCVVAQADQLQGARIRLDFPSVGATENILMAAVLAEGETVIDNAAREPDIVDLCNMLVRMGARVSGAGTSVLTIQGVKTLKPTDHRVIGDRIVAATWGIAASMTMGDVKVTGVNPKHLSLVLDKLRSAGARISFDVDGFRVVQQERPRAVNFSTLPFPGFPTDLQPMAIGLAAIADGTSMITENIFEARFRFVEEMIRLGADARTDGHHAVVRGIPRLSSAPVWSSDIRAGAGLVLAGLCADGVTEVHDVFHIDRGYPNFVEKLQSLGGQVERVGAAN, encoded by the coding sequence GTGAGCGAACGGTTTCTGGTCACCGGCGGCAATCGGCTCGTCGGCGAGGTGACAGTGGGAGGCGCGAAGAACAGCGTCCTCAAGCTGATGGCCGCCGCCCTCCTGGCGGAGGGCACGTCGACGATCACCAACTGCCCGGACATCCTCGACGTCCCCCTGATGGCCGAGGTACTGCGCGGTCTCGGCTGCGAGGTCACCATTACCGACGACGCCCCGGGCGACCGCTCGGTGGTGACCATCACGACGCCCGCCGAGCCGAAGTACCACGCCGACTTTCCGGCGGTCACCCAGTTCCGTGCCTCGGTCTGCGTGCTCGGCCCGCTCATGGCGCGGTGCAAGCGCGCCGTCGTCGCGCTGCCCGGCGGTGACGCCATCGGCTCCCGCCCGCTCGATATGCACCAGACCGGTCTGCGTCTGCTGGGCGCGACCAGCGAAATCGAGCACGGTTGTGTCGTCGCCCAGGCCGATCAGCTGCAGGGTGCGCGTATCCGGCTCGATTTCCCGTCCGTCGGTGCGACGGAGAACATCCTCATGGCGGCGGTGCTCGCCGAGGGGGAGACGGTCATCGACAACGCCGCGCGCGAACCCGACATCGTCGATCTGTGCAACATGCTGGTGCGGATGGGCGCGCGGGTCAGTGGCGCGGGTACGTCCGTGCTCACGATCCAGGGTGTGAAGACGCTGAAGCCGACCGACCACCGCGTCATCGGCGACCGGATCGTCGCCGCGACCTGGGGGATCGCCGCGTCCATGACGATGGGCGATGTGAAGGTCACCGGGGTGAATCCCAAGCATTTGTCACTCGTGCTGGACAAGCTGCGCTCGGCCGGTGCCCGAATCTCCTTCGACGTGGACGGTTTTCGCGTGGTGCAGCAGGAGCGTCCGCGCGCGGTCAACTTCTCCACCCTGCCGTTCCCGGGTTTCCCGACCGATCTACAGCCGATGGCCATCGGCCTGGCCGCGATCGCGGACGGCACCTCGATGATCACCGAAAATATCTTCGAAGCGCGTTTCCGCTTCGTCGAGGAGATGATCCGTCTGGGCGCCGATGCGCGGACCGACGGCCATCACGCGGTCGTCCGCGGGATTCCGCGGCTGTCCAGCGCCCCGGTTTGGTCCTCCGATATTCGCGCCGGCGCCGGCCTGGTGCTGGCGGGCCTGTGCGCGGACGGAGTCACCGAGGTGCACGATGTCTTCCACATCGACCGCGGCTACCCGAACTTCGTCGAGAAGTTGCAGTCGCTGGGCGGTCAGGTGGAGCGCGTCGGGGCGGCGAATTAA
- a CDS encoding F0F1 ATP synthase subunit epsilon: MAESSKDMSVDLVALERRLWSGQASFVSAQTTEGQIGIMPGHEPLLGQLVEGGTVTIVPVEGERIVAAVHGGFFSVTANTVRVLAETAEFAGEVDVDAARKVLADAEASEEDRTVAQAQVRAVEALAEH; encoded by the coding sequence ATGGCTGAGTCCAGCAAGGACATGTCAGTTGACCTCGTCGCGCTCGAACGCAGGCTCTGGTCCGGCCAGGCCTCGTTCGTCAGCGCGCAGACCACCGAGGGCCAGATCGGCATCATGCCGGGACACGAGCCGCTGCTCGGCCAGTTGGTCGAGGGCGGCACCGTGACCATCGTTCCGGTCGAGGGTGAGCGGATCGTCGCGGCGGTGCACGGCGGGTTCTTCTCCGTCACGGCCAATACGGTCCGGGTGCTGGCCGAGACTGCCGAGTTCGCCGGTGAGGTCGATGTCGACGCGGCCCGCAAGGTGCTCGCCGACGCCGAGGCCTCCGAGGAGGACCGGACGGTGGCTCAGGCTCAGGTGCGCGCGGTCGAAGCGCTCGCCGAGCACTGA
- a CDS encoding F0F1 ATP synthase subunit B has product MTGMTVLAETAGEERNPLIPEPYDIFWSAVCLLVIGIVFYKYVVPRLMKVLDERAEKIEGGIARAEVAQEEAQQTLEQYKQQLADARLEAARIREEARTQGQEILAQMRSEAQAESDRIVAAGHSQLEAQRQQIQNELRSEVGRTAVDLAEKVIGQSVSDEAKQAASIERFLTELDESNAGIGVGR; this is encoded by the coding sequence ATGACCGGCATGACTGTGCTCGCGGAAACTGCGGGGGAGGAACGCAACCCCCTCATTCCCGAGCCGTATGACATCTTTTGGTCGGCAGTCTGCCTGCTCGTAATCGGCATCGTCTTCTACAAGTACGTCGTTCCCCGCCTGATGAAGGTGCTGGACGAGCGTGCCGAGAAGATCGAGGGCGGCATCGCCCGCGCCGAGGTCGCGCAGGAAGAAGCCCAGCAGACACTCGAGCAGTACAAGCAGCAGCTGGCCGACGCTCGCCTGGAAGCCGCGCGCATCCGTGAGGAAGCCCGGACCCAGGGGCAGGAAATCCTGGCGCAGATGCGCTCGGAGGCCCAGGCCGAGAGCGATCGCATTGTGGCCGCCGGCCACAGCCAGCTGGAAGCCCAGCGCCAGCAGATCCAGAACGAGCTGCGTTCCGAAGTCGGCCGTACGGCCGTCGACTTGGCCGAGAAGGTTATCGGTCAGTCGGTTTCGGACGAAGCCAAGCAGGCGGCATCGATCGAGCGGTTCCTGACCGAACTCGACGAGTCGAATGCCGGCATCGGGGTCGGAAGGTAA
- the atpD gene encoding F0F1 ATP synthase subunit beta, whose protein sequence is MTAAVSQDTTARAGGTAGRVVRVIGPVVDVEFPRGSIPELFNALHADIALKSVAKTLTLEVAQHLGDGIVRTISMQPTDGLVRGASVSDTGKPISVPVGDIVKGHVFNALGDCLDSPGLGRDGEQWGIHRKPPSFDQLEGKTELLETGIKVIDLLTPYVKGGKIGLFGGAGVGKTVLIQEMITRIAREFSGTSVFAGVGERTREGTDLHLEMEEMGVLQDTALVFGQMDEPPGTRMRVALSALTMAEYFRDVQHQDVLLFIDNIFRFTQAGSEVSTLLGRMPSAVGYQPTLADEMGELQERITSTRGRSITSLQAIYVPADDYTDPAPATTFAHLDATTELSRPISQKGIYPAVDPLTSTSRILEASIVGDRHFAVANEVKRILQKYKELQDIIAILGMDELSEEDKVLVGRARRLEKFLGQNFIVAEKFTGQPGSVVPLEQTIDDFDRVCKGEFDHFPEQAFNSCGGLDDVEAAAKKIAGK, encoded by the coding sequence ATGACCGCAGCTGTCTCTCAAGACACCACGGCTCGGGCCGGTGGCACCGCAGGCCGCGTCGTCCGGGTCATCGGCCCCGTCGTGGACGTCGAGTTCCCGCGCGGCTCGATCCCCGAGCTGTTCAACGCTCTGCACGCCGACATCGCTCTGAAGTCGGTGGCCAAGACCCTCACCCTCGAGGTCGCCCAGCACCTCGGCGACGGCATCGTGCGCACCATCTCGATGCAGCCGACCGACGGCCTGGTCCGTGGCGCGAGCGTCTCCGACACCGGTAAGCCGATCTCGGTGCCCGTCGGTGACATCGTCAAGGGCCACGTCTTCAACGCCCTTGGTGACTGCCTGGACAGCCCGGGCCTGGGCCGCGACGGCGAGCAGTGGGGCATCCACCGCAAGCCCCCGAGCTTCGATCAGCTCGAAGGCAAGACCGAGCTGCTCGAGACCGGCATCAAGGTCATCGACCTGCTGACCCCGTACGTGAAGGGCGGCAAGATCGGTCTGTTCGGTGGCGCCGGTGTCGGCAAGACCGTGCTGATCCAGGAGATGATCACCCGTATCGCGCGTGAGTTCTCCGGTACGTCGGTGTTCGCCGGCGTCGGTGAGCGCACCCGTGAGGGCACCGACCTGCACCTGGAAATGGAAGAGATGGGCGTCCTGCAGGACACCGCCCTGGTCTTCGGCCAGATGGACGAGCCGCCGGGCACGCGTATGCGCGTCGCCCTCTCGGCTCTGACCATGGCCGAGTACTTCCGCGACGTGCAGCACCAGGACGTGCTGCTGTTCATCGACAACATCTTCCGTTTCACCCAGGCCGGTTCCGAGGTCTCGACCCTGCTGGGTCGTATGCCCTCCGCCGTGGGTTACCAGCCGACGCTGGCGGACGAGATGGGTGAGCTCCAGGAGCGCATCACCTCGACCCGTGGTCGCTCGATCACCTCGCTGCAGGCGATCTACGTCCCCGCCGACGACTACACCGACCCGGCGCCGGCCACCACCTTCGCCCACCTGGACGCGACGACCGAGCTTTCCCGCCCGATCTCGCAGAAGGGCATCTACCCGGCTGTCGACCCGCTGACCTCGACCTCTCGTATCCTCGAGGCTTCGATCGTCGGCGACCGGCACTTCGCGGTGGCCAACGAGGTCAAGCGGATCCTGCAGAAGTACAAGGAACTGCAGGACATCATCGCCATCCTGGGTATGGACGAGCTCTCCGAAGAGGACAAGGTCCTCGTCGGCCGCGCCCGTCGTCTGGAGAAGTTCCTCGGCCAGAACTTCATCGTGGCCGAGAAGTTCACCGGTCAGCCGGGCTCGGTCGTGCCGCTGGAGCAGACCATCGACGACTTCGACCGGGTCTGCAAGGGCGAGTTCGACCACTTCCCGGAGCAGGCGTTCAACTCCTGCGGTGGTCTCGACGACGTCGAGGCGGCCGCGAAGAAGATCGCCGGAAAGTAG
- a CDS encoding DivIVA domain-containing protein gives MALKPRDIEKAKFKRSALGRRGYDENDVEEFLERVAREVSRLNATNKRLSQQLEFSGEKSLLSDNDYLASRVADLERQLAMYKSSTPADTFTVEQLRSDLAAVRRENHQLREEAQHDLLGVNIRAVNMLSQAQLSAESTVAEAEVYARELVAAARQQYADILRQAQESAAQAADGIASLTNVPTGAPDPVPAEIEYIRTYAQIAQKQMHTIVEALFSEIDKLGEPKAPQQQNASRPVQAEISTPVEAVDKPAPVSYWSPAQLTSSDDFSH, from the coding sequence ATGGCGCTGAAGCCACGCGATATCGAGAAGGCGAAGTTCAAGAGATCGGCTCTGGGGCGGCGCGGTTACGACGAGAACGACGTCGAGGAATTCCTGGAGCGGGTCGCGCGCGAGGTGTCGCGGCTCAATGCCACCAATAAGCGGCTCAGCCAGCAACTCGAGTTCAGCGGTGAGAAATCGCTGTTGTCGGACAACGATTATCTGGCCTCCCGGGTCGCCGATCTGGAACGCCAGCTCGCGATGTACAAGTCCTCGACACCCGCGGACACGTTCACCGTCGAGCAGCTGCGCTCCGATCTCGCGGCGGTGCGCCGGGAAAACCATCAGTTGCGTGAGGAAGCGCAGCACGACCTGCTCGGGGTCAACATCCGCGCGGTGAACATGCTGAGCCAGGCGCAGTTGTCGGCGGAGTCGACCGTGGCCGAGGCCGAGGTCTACGCTCGCGAGCTGGTCGCGGCGGCCCGGCAGCAATACGCGGACATTCTGCGCCAGGCACAGGAGTCCGCGGCGCAGGCGGCCGACGGAATCGCCTCGCTGACCAATGTGCCCACGGGGGCGCCGGATCCGGTGCCCGCCGAGATCGAGTACATCCGCACCTACGCGCAGATCGCGCAGAAGCAGATGCACACCATCGTCGAGGCGCTGTTCAGCGAGATCGACAAGCTCGGCGAGCCGAAAGCGCCGCAGCAGCAGAACGCTTCGCGTCCGGTGCAGGCCGAGATCTCGACGCCGGTCGAGGCCGTGGACAAGCCCGCTCCGGTGTCGTACTGGAGTCCGGCGCAGCTCACCTCTTCCGACGACTTCAGCCACTAG
- a CDS encoding DUF2550 domain-containing protein — protein sequence MIVLITLVLMLVALALISTYRLLMLRRGGTSALLRVLPANGGQGWRHGLIRYDEDRLVFYKLTSLKLGPDSVIRRQGIEIGERRGPVGDEYDIMTDEIIVTGVSDAHGGFEIALDRGARAAFLSWVESRPSDRTRRLGGL from the coding sequence ATGATTGTTCTGATCACCCTGGTATTGATGCTGGTCGCGCTCGCCCTGATTTCTACCTACCGCCTGCTAATGCTGCGCCGCGGCGGCACCTCCGCCTTGTTACGGGTCTTGCCCGCCAACGGTGGCCAGGGTTGGCGGCACGGTTTGATCCGCTATGACGAGGATCGCCTCGTCTTCTACAAACTCACCAGCTTGAAGCTGGGCCCCGATTCCGTGATTCGCCGGCAGGGGATCGAGATCGGCGAACGGCGCGGCCCCGTCGGCGACGAATACGACATCATGACCGACGAAATCATCGTCACCGGCGTATCCGATGCCCACGGCGGCTTCGAGATCGCCTTGGACCGGGGCGCTCGCGCGGCTTTCCTGTCCTGGGTCGAATCCCGCCCGTCGGACCGCACCCGCCGTCTCGGCGGGCTCTGA
- a CDS encoding FAD-binding oxidoreductase, with product MDIPALQSSWRDVEKVGDEAVLYFYSHLFMAHPDVRAMFPVSMATQRGKFFAALGRIVSNVDKIGADPSFVQQLGRDHRKFEVVADHYPAAGASLLATLQYFLGAAWTDSLAADWAEAYGIVAKLMVVAAEDDEATSPAWWDAEVIGTDRRSIDVAVLRIRPTEPYPYVAGQSMAVEIPQRPKMWRYYTPANAPRADGTIDLNVQIVAGGHVSAPLAREIRPGDTVRLGAPIGTALTLADDLRGDLLMVAGGTGLAPMSAVIEQLDADWRETGRTTNVHLFHGVRTQWNLYEHHFLSEMANTRPWFRYTPVVSEDPTYPGAKGVVGTVAAQAHHWQGYTALVCGSTPMIEHTTTALAAAGMPRSAIRFEQFDTVAEQEPAAAEAPAAIGADTIPAGAGHEVTTWR from the coding sequence ATGGATATCCCCGCACTCCAATCGAGTTGGCGCGACGTCGAGAAGGTCGGCGACGAAGCGGTTCTGTACTTCTACTCACACCTGTTCATGGCGCATCCCGATGTGCGGGCCATGTTCCCGGTTTCGATGGCCACGCAGCGCGGCAAGTTCTTCGCCGCCCTCGGCCGCATCGTCAGCAATGTGGACAAGATCGGCGCCGACCCGAGCTTCGTGCAGCAGCTCGGCCGCGATCACCGCAAGTTCGAAGTCGTTGCTGATCATTACCCCGCCGCCGGCGCCTCGCTGCTCGCGACCCTGCAGTACTTCCTGGGCGCCGCCTGGACCGACAGCCTCGCCGCCGATTGGGCCGAGGCCTACGGCATCGTCGCCAAACTGATGGTCGTCGCCGCCGAGGACGACGAAGCCACCTCCCCCGCCTGGTGGGACGCCGAAGTCATCGGCACCGACCGCCGCAGCATCGATGTCGCGGTGCTGCGAATTCGCCCGACCGAGCCGTACCCGTATGTGGCCGGACAGTCGATGGCCGTGGAGATTCCGCAGCGGCCCAAGATGTGGCGTTACTACACTCCGGCGAACGCGCCGCGGGCCGACGGCACCATCGATCTCAATGTGCAGATCGTCGCGGGCGGGCACGTCAGCGCGCCCCTGGCCCGCGAGATCCGGCCCGGCGACACGGTGCGGCTCGGTGCGCCGATCGGCACTGCGCTCACCCTGGCCGACGATCTGCGCGGCGATCTCCTGATGGTCGCCGGCGGAACCGGCCTGGCGCCGATGAGCGCGGTCATCGAACAGCTGGACGCGGATTGGCGGGAAACCGGCCGAACCACGAATGTCCATCTGTTCCACGGGGTTCGGACGCAATGGAACCTCTACGAACATCATTTCCTCAGCGAGATGGCCAACACCCGGCCGTGGTTCCGCTACACGCCGGTCGTCTCCGAAGACCCGACCTACCCCGGCGCCAAGGGTGTCGTCGGAACCGTCGCCGCCCAGGCGCACCACTGGCAGGGCTACACCGCGCTGGTGTGCGGATCAACGCCGATGATCGAGCACACCACCACCGCGCTGGCCGCGGCGGGCATGCCGCGCTCGGCTATCAGGTTCGAACAGTTCGACACGGTCGCGGAGCAAGAGCCCGCAGCGGCCGAGGCACCGGCAGCGATCGGCGCCGACACTATTCCGGCGGGGGCCGGGCATGAGGTGACGACATGGCGCTGA
- a CDS encoding cob(I)yrinic acid a,c-diamide adenosyltransferase, with translation MNVHLTRIYTRTGDDGTTGLSDFSRVSKNDPRLAAYADCDEANAAIGVAVALGDPEPEILAVLRQVQNDLFDAGADLSTPVVAEPKYPPLRITQDYIDRLEGWCDEFNAELAPLNSFILPGGTPLAALLHTARTVARRAERSAWAAVDAHPDDTSVLPARYLNRLSDLLFILSRVTNPGGDVLWQPGGAK, from the coding sequence GTGAACGTGCACCTCACGCGGATCTACACGCGTACCGGCGATGACGGAACCACCGGTCTCAGCGATTTCTCCCGGGTCTCCAAGAACGATCCCCGCCTGGCCGCCTACGCCGACTGCGACGAAGCGAATGCCGCGATCGGCGTGGCCGTGGCACTGGGCGATCCCGAACCCGAGATTCTGGCGGTGCTGCGCCAGGTGCAGAACGATCTCTTCGACGCGGGCGCGGATCTGTCCACCCCGGTGGTGGCCGAGCCCAAATATCCCCCGCTGCGCATCACGCAGGACTACATCGACCGCCTGGAAGGCTGGTGCGATGAGTTCAATGCCGAACTGGCGCCGTTGAATTCGTTCATTCTGCCCGGCGGCACCCCGTTGGCCGCGCTGCTGCACACCGCGCGCACCGTTGCCCGGCGCGCGGAGCGTTCGGCGTGGGCCGCGGTGGACGCGCATCCGGACGACACCAGCGTGCTGCCCGCGCGTTACCTGAACCGGTTGTCGGATCTGCTGTTCATTCTCAGCCGGGTCACCAACCCTGGCGGCGATGTGCTCTGGCAGCCCGGCGGCGCGAAGTAG
- a CDS encoding group I truncated hemoglobin: MADSIYDQIGGAEAIAAVVDDFYVRVLADEELARFFTGVNMSRLKGLQTEFFCAALGGPETYSGAGMRDVHQGRGIAQKHFDLVAGHLIAALSGAGVPDDTVEQIIAAIAPLSDDIASAGVQS; this comes from the coding sequence ATGGCGGATTCCATTTATGACCAGATCGGCGGGGCCGAGGCCATCGCCGCTGTCGTCGACGATTTCTACGTCCGGGTACTGGCCGACGAGGAACTGGCCAGGTTCTTCACCGGCGTGAACATGTCCCGGCTCAAGGGGCTGCAGACCGAATTCTTCTGCGCCGCCCTGGGCGGACCAGAGACCTACAGCGGCGCCGGGATGCGTGACGTGCACCAAGGCCGCGGGATCGCGCAGAAGCACTTCGACCTGGTCGCGGGGCACCTCATCGCCGCGTTGAGTGGCGCGGGCGTGCCCGACGACACCGTCGAGCAGATCATCGCGGCGATCGCGCCGCTGTCCGACGACATTGCCAGCGCGGGCGTGCAGAGCTGA
- a CDS encoding F0F1 ATP synthase subunit gamma: MASLRELRSRIRSVNSTKKITKAQELIATSRITKAQARVAAAKPYAEEITKALAELASASKNLAHPLLTERENPRRAAVLVISSDRGMCGGYNSNVFRRAEELMTTLRNEGKEPVLYVMGNKGLTYYTFRSRPPVAAWTGFSQQPTYLDASAACNHLVEAFMAGADGEVPAPNGEGNIAGVDELHVVYTRFVSMLTQTPEVRRLAPIQVSFIEESFDMGEDSFSDSETADIKAQYEFEPDADVLLAALLPKYINTRIYSSLLEAAASESAARRTAMKAATDNANELASVLQREANSVRQAQITQEISEIVGGVNALAASGDRD, from the coding sequence ATGGCAAGCTTGCGTGAATTGCGCTCCCGCATTCGCAGTGTGAATTCGACCAAGAAGATCACCAAGGCCCAAGAGCTGATCGCGACCTCGCGAATCACCAAGGCTCAGGCCCGGGTCGCGGCCGCCAAGCCGTACGCCGAGGAGATCACCAAGGCGCTGGCCGAGCTGGCGAGTGCGTCGAAGAACCTGGCGCACCCGCTGCTGACCGAGCGGGAAAACCCGCGCCGGGCAGCGGTTCTGGTGATCAGCAGTGACCGCGGCATGTGCGGTGGTTACAACTCCAACGTGTTCCGGCGCGCTGAAGAGCTGATGACCACCTTGCGCAACGAGGGCAAGGAGCCGGTGCTGTATGTGATGGGCAACAAAGGCCTCACGTACTACACCTTCCGCAGCCGTCCGCCGGTGGCCGCGTGGACCGGGTTCTCCCAGCAGCCGACCTACCTCGATGCGTCGGCCGCGTGCAACCACCTGGTCGAGGCGTTCATGGCCGGAGCCGACGGCGAGGTGCCCGCACCCAACGGTGAGGGCAACATCGCCGGTGTCGACGAACTGCATGTCGTCTACACCCGGTTCGTCTCGATGCTGACGCAGACCCCGGAGGTGCGCCGCCTGGCGCCGATCCAGGTCAGCTTCATCGAAGAGAGCTTCGATATGGGCGAGGACAGCTTCTCGGATTCCGAGACCGCTGACATCAAGGCCCAGTACGAGTTCGAGCCCGACGCCGATGTGCTGCTGGCGGCGCTGCTGCCCAAGTACATCAACACGCGTATCTACTCATCGTTGCTCGAGGCAGCGGCATCCGAGTCCGCGGCTCGGCGCACCGCAATGAAGGCCGCCACCGACAACGCCAACGAGCTGGCCAGTGTGCTGCAGCGCGAGGCGAACTCGGTGCGTCAGGCCCAGATCACGCAGGAAATCAGCGAAATCGTGGGTGGCGTCAACGCGCTGGCCGCGAGCGGCGACCGCGACTAA
- a CDS encoding F0F1 ATP synthase subunit delta, whose protein sequence is MYAASREASARSREALRAALTGSDSVAATTGSELFAVVAVLDEQRSLRVALADVSVPGSARAELSERVFGGKVSPATQAVLTTAVAQDWSRTADLVDTLVLLGQEALLESAADSGKLDAVEDELFRLGRIIADSPELEQALSDRGKPAQAKRELIARLLNGKASDITVALAEQAVVRQKTSIGDAFDALSDLAAARREQIVAHVQAAIELTQEQRDRLAGSLQRIYGKPVAVHVEVDPNLLSGLVVRVGDDVIDGSAIGRLERLRRELA, encoded by the coding sequence ATGTACGCAGCGAGCCGTGAGGCGAGCGCCCGGTCCCGAGAGGCGCTGCGCGCCGCTCTGACCGGAAGCGACAGCGTTGCCGCCACGACGGGCTCTGAACTGTTCGCCGTTGTCGCCGTGCTGGACGAACAGCGTTCGCTGCGTGTTGCGCTCGCGGACGTGTCGGTGCCTGGTTCGGCGCGTGCCGAGCTGAGCGAGCGGGTCTTCGGCGGCAAGGTCAGTCCTGCCACACAGGCAGTGCTGACCACCGCCGTGGCCCAGGACTGGTCCCGCACCGCCGATCTGGTCGACACCCTGGTGTTGCTCGGGCAGGAAGCGTTGCTGGAGTCGGCAGCCGACAGCGGCAAGCTCGACGCGGTGGAGGACGAGCTGTTCCGGCTCGGACGCATCATCGCCGACAGCCCCGAACTGGAGCAGGCACTGTCGGATCGCGGCAAGCCGGCTCAGGCCAAGCGCGAACTGATCGCCCGGTTGCTGAACGGCAAGGCCTCCGACATCACGGTCGCCCTCGCCGAACAGGCCGTCGTCCGGCAAAAGACCAGCATCGGCGACGCGTTCGACGCGCTGTCCGACTTGGCGGCCGCCCGGCGCGAACAGATTGTCGCGCATGTGCAGGCCGCGATCGAGCTGACCCAGGAGCAGCGGGACCGGCTGGCCGGCTCCCTGCAGCGCATCTACGGAAAGCCGGTCGCAGTACACGTCGAGGTCGATCCGAATCTGCTGAGCGGGCTGGTTGTCCGCGTCGGCGACGACGTGATCGACGGCAGCGCCATCGGCCGACTGGAGCGGCTGCGCCGCGAGCTGGCCTAG
- the atpA gene encoding F0F1 ATP synthase subunit alpha, which produces MAELTISSDEIRSAIESYTQSYTPETSIEEIGVVTDASDGIAHVSGLPSAMANELLEFPGGVLGVALNLEDREIGAVILGEFAEIEEGQEVKRTGDVLSVPVGDNFLGRVVNPLGQPIDGLGDIEAEERRVLELQAASVLERQPVEEPMATGITAIDALTAIGRGQRQLVIGDRKTGKTAVCIDAILNQKANWESGDPAKQMRCIYVAIGQKGSTIAGVKAALEEHGAMEYTTIVAAPASDSAGFKWLAPYTGSAIGQHWMYQGKHVLIVFDDLTKQAEAYRAISLLLRRPPGREAYPGDVFYLHSRLLERCAKLSDAMGAGSMTGLPIIETKAGDVSAFIPTNVISITDGQVFLESDLFNKGVRPAINVGTSVSRVGGAAQTKAMKKVAGSLRLELAQFRELEAFSAFASDLDAASKAQLERGARWVELLKQNQYSPVSVEDQVISIFLVDKGYYDSVPVGDIRRFNRELLEDLHRNAQDAFDSLQGGAKPLDGDAAEAITSATDKFKAGFLASDGSRVVNEAEAGELDHEEVEKLSVTRKHVEK; this is translated from the coding sequence ATGGCGGAGCTGACGATCTCCTCCGACGAGATCCGTAGCGCGATCGAGAGCTACACCCAGAGCTACACCCCCGAGACCTCCATCGAAGAAATCGGTGTGGTCACCGACGCGAGTGACGGCATCGCGCACGTCTCCGGCCTGCCTTCGGCAATGGCCAACGAGCTGCTCGAGTTCCCGGGCGGCGTGCTCGGCGTCGCGCTGAACCTCGAAGACCGCGAGATCGGTGCGGTCATCCTCGGCGAGTTCGCCGAGATCGAAGAGGGCCAGGAAGTCAAGCGGACCGGTGACGTGCTCTCGGTCCCCGTCGGTGACAACTTCCTCGGTCGCGTGGTCAACCCGCTCGGCCAGCCGATCGACGGCCTCGGCGACATCGAGGCCGAAGAGCGTCGCGTGCTCGAGCTGCAGGCCGCTTCCGTGCTGGAGCGTCAGCCGGTCGAGGAGCCGATGGCCACCGGCATCACCGCCATCGACGCCCTGACCGCCATCGGCCGCGGCCAGCGTCAGCTGGTCATCGGTGACCGCAAGACCGGAAAGACCGCGGTCTGCATCGACGCCATCCTGAACCAGAAGGCGAACTGGGAGTCCGGCGACCCGGCGAAGCAGATGCGCTGCATCTACGTCGCCATCGGTCAGAAGGGTTCCACCATCGCGGGCGTCAAGGCCGCGCTGGAGGAGCACGGCGCGATGGAGTACACCACCATCGTCGCGGCCCCGGCCTCGGACTCCGCCGGCTTCAAGTGGCTGGCCCCCTACACCGGTTCGGCCATCGGCCAGCACTGGATGTACCAGGGCAAGCACGTCCTGATCGTGTTCGACGACCTGACCAAGCAGGCCGAGGCGTACCGCGCCATCTCGCTGCTGCTGCGTCGCCCGCCGGGCCGCGAGGCGTACCCGGGTGACGTCTTCTACCTGCACTCGCGTCTGCTGGAGCGTTGCGCGAAGCTCTCCGACGCCATGGGCGCGGGCTCGATGACCGGTCTGCCGATCATCGAGACCAAGGCCGGTGACGTCTCGGCGTTCATCCCGACCAACGTCATCTCCATCACCGACGGCCAGGTCTTCCTCGAGTCCGACCTGTTCAACAAGGGTGTCCGCCCGGCGATCAACGTCGGTACCTCGGTTTCCCGTGTCGGTGGCGCCGCCCAGACCAAGGCCATGAAGAAGGTCGCCGGTTCGCTGCGTCTGGAGCTGGCCCAGTTCCGTGAGCTGGAGGCGTTCTCCGCCTTCGCCTCCGACCTGGATGCCGCCTCCAAGGCTCAGCTCGAGCGCGGCGCCCGCTGGGTCGAGCTGCTCAAGCAGAACCAGTACTCGCCGGTTTCGGTCGAGGACCAGGTCATCTCGATCTTCCTGGTGGACAAGGGCTACTACGACTCGGTTCCGGTCGGCGACATCCGTCGCTTCAACCGCGAGCTGCTCGAAGACCTGCACCGCAACGCCCAGGACGCGTTCGACTCGCTGCAGGGTGGCGCCAAGCCGCTCGACGGCGATGCGGCCGAGGCCATCACGTCGGCGACCGACAAGTTCAAGGCGGGCTTCCTCGCTTCGGACGGCAGCCGCGTGGTGAACGAGGCGGAAGCCGGCGAGCTCGACCACGAAGAGGTCGAGAAGCTGTCGGTTACCCGCAAGCACGTCGAGAAGTAA